In Devosia beringensis, a single window of DNA contains:
- a CDS encoding endonuclease/exonuclease/phosphatase family protein, whose protein sequence is MRVVSLNAWAGRLHAEIMDYLATVDADVLCLQEVSRTPGARTDWLTYREPGLDLPQRANFFDEVAALLPGHDGLFAPTATGPLYDGDTAIASQFGLATFIRKSLPVTAHSVDFVHGHYSSDGWGAHPRARNAHVLRLLDPAGIPLTIAHMHGLRDTTAGKGDTPARLAQAKALTALIRRVWPGNERLVTCGDFNVLPDSMTFATLGQLGLSDLVTTGDHTDTRTSHYTKPGRFADYLLVTPDVTVNSFDVVARPEVSDHRALLLDLV, encoded by the coding sequence ATGCGCGTCGTCTCGCTCAATGCCTGGGCGGGACGCCTGCATGCCGAGATCATGGACTATCTCGCCACGGTCGATGCAGACGTGCTGTGCCTGCAGGAGGTTTCGCGCACGCCCGGCGCCCGCACCGACTGGTTGACCTATCGCGAGCCGGGTCTCGACCTGCCGCAGCGCGCCAACTTCTTCGACGAGGTCGCCGCTTTGCTGCCGGGCCATGACGGCCTCTTTGCCCCCACCGCCACCGGCCCGCTCTACGATGGCGATACCGCCATAGCCTCCCAGTTCGGCCTCGCCACCTTTATCCGCAAATCCCTGCCGGTGACCGCCCATTCCGTTGATTTCGTGCACGGCCACTATAGTTCGGACGGCTGGGGTGCCCATCCGCGTGCCCGCAATGCCCATGTCCTGCGCTTGCTCGATCCCGCCGGCATCCCGCTGACCATCGCCCACATGCATGGCCTGCGCGACACCACCGCCGGCAAAGGCGACACGCCCGCCCGCCTTGCCCAGGCCAAGGCGCTGACCGCCCTCATCCGCCGCGTTTGGCCCGGCAATGAACGCCTCGTCACCTGCGGCGATTTCAACGTCCTGCCCGACAGCATGACCTTTGCCACGCTCGGCCAACTCGGCCTCAGCGATCTGGTCACCACGGGCGACCACACCGATACCCGCACCAGCCACTACACCAAGCCCGGCCGCTTCGCCGATTACCTGCTGGTCACCCCCGACGTCACGGTCAATAGCTTCGACGTCGTCGCCCGGCCCGAAGTCTCCGACCACCGGGCCTTGCTGCTCGATCTGGTCTAA
- a CDS encoding SDR family NAD(P)-dependent oxidoreductase, producing the protein MYQLLDPSRFVTFITGATSGFGEAAARRYVAAGGKVIATGRRWNRLVDLQIDLGPENCHIIALDVQDRAAIDTAIADLPAPFAGINIVLANAGLALGLQPAAETDITDWETMISTNITGLTYTVRALLPGLIARGGGHIVTLGSVAGDYPYPGGSVYGATKAFVKQFALNLRSDVQGKNVRVTNIEPGLTETEFSLVRFKGDGDKAAKPYAGTKAMNAEDIAETIFWSTTLPAHVNVNRLQVMATTQAFGPFDIYREG; encoded by the coding sequence ATGTATCAGCTGCTTGATCCCAGCCGCTTCGTCACCTTCATCACCGGCGCCACCTCCGGCTTTGGCGAGGCGGCCGCGCGCCGCTATGTCGCCGCTGGCGGCAAGGTCATCGCCACCGGCCGCCGCTGGAATCGCCTGGTCGATCTGCAGATCGATCTGGGTCCCGAGAACTGCCACATCATCGCGCTCGACGTGCAGGACCGGGCTGCCATCGACACAGCCATTGCCGACCTGCCCGCCCCCTTTGCCGGCATAAATATCGTGCTCGCCAATGCCGGCCTGGCGCTGGGCCTGCAGCCGGCCGCCGAAACCGACATCACCGACTGGGAGACCATGATATCAACCAATATCACGGGCCTCACCTATACCGTGCGCGCCTTGCTGCCCGGCCTGATCGCCCGCGGCGGCGGCCACATCGTCACCCTCGGTTCGGTAGCCGGCGACTATCCCTATCCGGGCGGCTCGGTCTACGGCGCCACCAAGGCCTTCGTGAAGCAGTTCGCCCTCAACCTGCGCTCGGACGTACAGGGCAAGAATGTCCGCGTCACCAATATCGAGCCGGGCCTGACCGAAACTGAATTCTCGCTGGTCCGCTTCAAGGGCGACGGGGACAAGGCGGCCAAGCCCTATGCCGGCACCAAGGCGATGAATGCCGAGGACATTGCCGAAACCATCTTCTGGAGCACCACGCTCCCGGCCCATGTCAACGTCAACCGCCTCCAGGTCATGGCCACCACCCAGGCCTTCGGCCCCTTCGATATCTATCGCGAGGGCTGA
- a CDS encoding autotransporter assembly complex protein TamA — MKLFEDPDAVDAAAVIADPQPYGVTVAVNGAGDLESVVRTASALVADEAEPASGAAGLLAKARGDYKRIVAALYGEGYYGGVVSIRVGGQEAARLAPDVELPDPVDVVLSVDPGPLFSFNSVNIINQAPETSDPFDYVEPPASRGFGAGETARSGVITRAEALALEAWRQQGFAKAVIASRDVVADHASSTVDVTITVNPGRQASFGAVSVSGTERMDPDFVQRQAGLTGEAFDPDEVERAQKRLDRLEVFRSARLEAAESIGSDGLLPYNLIVQELPGARFGVGANYSSIDGLGLEAFHLWRNLFGQAERLRLDARIASIAYPVDTAQFDYFFGGTFTKPGMFTPDTDLVAVLSAERTVYPTYTETSAEGRLGLTHFYTDEITIEGGVSLERSRFDDAFGTRDFTTAGLYGAATLDFRDDKVDATSGWYAQARVEPFYEFQFANPGGKIEVEGRTYFGFGESDPFVLAGRIKAGAVVGPALAEISPDKLFFAGGGGSVRGYGFKSIGVNDGSGVVTGGRYVLEGSLEARVKVTDTIGVVGFVDGGYVAADVFPGLEDLRIGAGAGLRYYTGLGPLRLDVAIPLNKKPGDANYAVYVGIGQAF; from the coding sequence TTGAAACTGTTTGAAGACCCCGACGCGGTGGATGCGGCGGCGGTGATTGCCGATCCGCAGCCCTATGGCGTGACCGTGGCGGTCAATGGCGCGGGCGATCTCGAAAGCGTGGTACGCACTGCCTCGGCGCTGGTGGCCGATGAAGCCGAACCGGCCTCGGGCGCGGCGGGCTTGCTGGCCAAGGCACGCGGCGACTACAAGCGCATTGTCGCGGCGCTTTATGGCGAAGGCTACTATGGTGGCGTGGTCAGCATTCGTGTCGGCGGCCAGGAAGCGGCGCGCTTGGCGCCGGATGTGGAACTGCCCGATCCGGTCGATGTGGTGCTCAGCGTCGATCCCGGTCCGCTGTTCAGCTTCAATAGCGTCAACATCATCAACCAGGCGCCCGAGACCAGCGATCCGTTCGACTATGTCGAGCCGCCTGCCAGCCGGGGCTTTGGTGCCGGCGAAACCGCCCGCTCTGGCGTCATCACCAGAGCAGAGGCCTTGGCGCTCGAAGCCTGGCGGCAGCAGGGTTTTGCCAAGGCGGTGATCGCCAGCCGCGACGTGGTGGCCGACCATGCCAGCTCGACGGTGGACGTCACCATCACGGTCAATCCGGGCCGCCAGGCTTCGTTTGGCGCGGTCAGCGTCAGTGGTACCGAGCGCATGGACCCTGACTTTGTGCAAAGGCAGGCCGGGCTGACCGGCGAGGCGTTCGATCCCGATGAAGTGGAACGGGCGCAAAAGCGGCTGGACCGGCTCGAAGTGTTCCGCTCGGCGCGGCTGGAAGCGGCCGAATCGATCGGCAGCGACGGCCTGCTACCCTATAATCTGATCGTGCAGGAACTGCCCGGCGCGCGGTTTGGCGTGGGCGCCAATTATTCAAGCATTGACGGGCTGGGGCTGGAGGCCTTCCACCTGTGGCGCAACCTGTTCGGCCAGGCCGAGCGGCTGCGGCTGGATGCGCGGATAGCCAGCATTGCCTATCCGGTGGATACGGCGCAGTTCGACTATTTCTTCGGCGGCACCTTCACCAAGCCGGGCATGTTCACGCCCGATACCGACCTGGTGGCGGTGCTGTCGGCCGAGCGGACGGTCTATCCCACCTATACGGAAACCTCGGCAGAGGGCCGGCTGGGGCTGACGCATTTCTATACCGACGAGATCACCATCGAGGGCGGCGTGAGCCTCGAGCGGAGCCGGTTCGACGACGCCTTCGGCACGCGCGACTTCACCACGGCCGGGCTCTATGGCGCGGCGACGCTGGATTTCCGCGATGACAAGGTGGACGCCACCAGCGGCTGGTATGCGCAGGCGCGGGTCGAGCCATTCTACGAATTCCAGTTTGCCAATCCGGGCGGCAAGATCGAGGTCGAGGGCCGCACCTATTTCGGCTTTGGCGAAAGCGATCCCTTCGTGCTGGCCGGCCGCATCAAGGCCGGCGCCGTGGTCGGGCCGGCGCTGGCGGAAATCTCGCCGGACAAGCTGTTCTTTGCCGGCGGCGGCGGCTCGGTGCGCGGCTATGGTTTCAAGTCGATCGGCGTCAATGACGGCAGCGGCGTGGTCACCGGTGGTCGCTATGTGCTGGAAGGTTCGCTCGAAGCGCGGGTCAAGGTGACCGATACCATTGGCGTCGTCGGCTTCGTCGATGGGGGCTATGTCGCCGCCGACGTGTTCCCGGGCCTTGAGGACCTGCGCATTGGCGCGGGCGCCGGCCTGCGCTACTATACCGGGCTGGGGCCCTTGCGGCTCGACGTGGCCATTCCTCTCAACAAGAAGCCGGGCGACGCCAATTATGCCGTCTATGTCGGCATCGGGCAGGCCTTCTGA
- a CDS encoding translocation/assembly module TamB domain-containing protein, with amino-acid sequence MRRFWIILLLLAGFGVPATLVAQDVLSMSEDEQKGWLTSFVQDRLSTPERQIRLSNIDGALGSNVSVREITISDAEGVWLRVNNAQLNWNQGALLLGRLEVRSLTAESIDYVRNAVPNDQLDLPPAEAGSFAIPEFPVAIVLQELNVPRVTFGETVFGLGSEVSLAGAFTLDSGNLDTNLDIVRLDGPGGTLDLDLAYKGGENSIDMRLALVEPADGVIANLLNIEGKPAVSLTLAGAGPVADLQTTLELQANGQVALSGATTVRQTEAGFAVDADLRGPLSTLLAEVYRPFFGTETALSAQALLRNGGGVSISGLSLSGGQLQLEAAAETTSDNFLRELTLNAVVSDPAGGAVTLPVAGAATQVDSAQLSVDYGGAADSAAAQDWRANLNITDFAQPGLGAEAVALAVNGVASALDDPAARMVTFNGDGTLSGITADEATEAALGDEIGIGLAGVYKAGQPIELAQLRVVGAALTAALSGQLDGFDFSGDIGLETTSIAPFSGLAGRTLSGGMTLAAKGTVKPLTGGFDLTLDGTGRDMTIDDEIADGLLAGEVTLSGRVARNTAGLTAEQFRIANDQVQLLADGTYSSTLADFAFNLDLVDLALLSPQASGPLKVVGTAKGADSVIALKLDASVPSGQLAGRALRDGALRFAGQYATDTLTGTISGGGALDGFATTLGADLNVTPAMQALDNIDFQAAGTRISGGLTRTVVTGLVDGGLSVVSPDVSVAAALALLDASGAVNAEITLAPDGAEQSASVRGDVQALAVNDIRVGAADINADIADLFGVPQVNGAINASAVSAAGVDIDTLNARATQAGETTSFDAQAALATGTDVDLAGSLTPIEAGYRLALDRAELAQGDLTARLAQPTVLEVAGADVRLDAVRFDVGSGSITASGSAGETIDIVLDIAALPLSIANAVAPDLGLAGTVNGQARVSGSSSDPQVSFTAQAEGINATAIAEYGIAPLSLSTQGNFANGMVTLASLSANGAGGLTLSGSGTVPLSGSGLAVNVQGSAPLALANRFVAERGGQLAGVVTLDAQVSGSLSAPRFGGRVATSGASYVDPELNLRLEAITGTASLNGERLVIDSLSSSLATGGSVSASGSVGLSGGFPADIRVALNSARYADGNLFVATASGNLALTGNLTGSPLLSGDVLVEEANITVPENLGGGAALIEVDHVNIPPAVEQTLVRARIDDRSGAPIPQSRPSGVLLDINVNAPNQIFIRGRGLDAEVDGSVRITGPIGDIQPVGAFELTRGRLAILGQRVTFESGTVTLVGDLDPVLNLVARTEGEDITVFVTVSGRASDIDVSFSSTPQLPQDEVLSRLIFNRSISQLSPLQLAKLAAAAAELVGGGGGNGLVDNLRGAAGLDDLDIVTDSSGNVAVQAGAYLQDNVYLGVQAGAGGQSKVTINLDVTNDLKVTGSAGQDGESSLGVYYEQDY; translated from the coding sequence ATGCGGCGTTTCTGGATCATACTGCTGCTGCTGGCCGGTTTTGGCGTGCCGGCCACCCTGGTGGCGCAGGACGTTCTCTCCATGAGCGAGGACGAGCAAAAGGGCTGGCTGACCAGCTTCGTGCAGGACCGGCTGTCGACGCCGGAGCGGCAGATCCGGCTGTCCAATATCGACGGGGCGCTCGGCTCGAATGTCTCGGTGCGCGAGATCACCATTTCGGACGCCGAGGGCGTCTGGCTGCGGGTCAACAATGCCCAGTTGAACTGGAACCAGGGCGCGCTGCTCCTGGGTCGGCTCGAGGTGCGGTCGCTGACGGCCGAGAGCATCGACTATGTCCGCAATGCGGTACCCAATGACCAGCTCGACCTGCCGCCGGCGGAGGCGGGCAGCTTTGCGATCCCCGAATTTCCCGTGGCCATCGTGCTGCAGGAACTCAATGTTCCCAGGGTCACCTTCGGCGAAACTGTTTTCGGGCTGGGCTCGGAAGTCTCGCTGGCCGGCGCCTTTACGCTCGACAGCGGCAATCTCGATACCAACCTGGATATTGTCCGGCTGGACGGGCCGGGCGGCACGCTCGATCTCGACTTGGCCTATAAGGGTGGGGAGAACAGCATCGACATGCGTCTGGCGCTGGTGGAGCCTGCCGACGGGGTAATTGCCAACCTGCTCAATATCGAGGGAAAACCGGCAGTGAGCCTGACTCTGGCGGGCGCCGGGCCGGTGGCGGACCTGCAGACGACACTGGAATTGCAGGCCAATGGCCAGGTGGCGCTGAGCGGCGCGACCACGGTGCGGCAGACCGAGGCGGGCTTTGCCGTGGATGCGGACCTGCGCGGGCCGCTATCGACGCTGCTGGCGGAGGTCTATCGGCCGTTCTTTGGCACCGAGACGGCGCTGAGCGCCCAGGCCCTGCTGCGCAATGGTGGCGGGGTGTCGATCAGCGGGCTCAGCCTCAGCGGCGGGCAGCTCCAGCTCGAGGCCGCGGCCGAAACGACCAGTGACAATTTCCTGCGCGAGCTGACGCTGAACGCCGTGGTTAGCGATCCGGCCGGTGGCGCGGTGACGCTGCCGGTGGCGGGCGCGGCGACGCAGGTGGATTCGGCGCAGCTGAGCGTGGACTATGGCGGGGCAGCAGACAGCGCTGCGGCGCAGGACTGGCGCGCCAATCTCAACATCACCGACTTTGCCCAGCCGGGCCTGGGCGCAGAGGCGGTGGCGCTGGCGGTGAACGGGGTGGCCTCGGCACTGGACGATCCGGCGGCGCGCATGGTGACCTTCAATGGCGATGGCACGCTGAGCGGGATTACCGCCGATGAGGCGACCGAAGCGGCGCTGGGCGACGAGATCGGCATCGGCCTCGCCGGTGTCTACAAGGCGGGGCAACCGATAGAGCTGGCGCAGTTGCGCGTGGTCGGCGCGGCGCTGACGGCGGCGCTGTCTGGGCAGCTCGATGGCTTTGATTTCAGCGGCGATATCGGGCTGGAAACCACCAGCATTGCGCCGTTTTCCGGGCTGGCCGGACGCACACTGTCGGGCGGCATGACGCTGGCGGCCAAGGGAACGGTCAAACCGCTGACGGGCGGGTTCGACCTGACGCTGGACGGCACCGGGCGCGACATGACCATTGATGACGAGATTGCCGATGGCTTGCTGGCAGGTGAAGTGACCCTGTCGGGCCGGGTGGCGCGCAACACCGCCGGGCTGACGGCCGAGCAGTTCCGCATTGCCAATGACCAGGTGCAGTTGCTTGCCGACGGCACCTATTCGAGCACGCTGGCAGACTTTGCCTTCAACCTCGACCTTGTCGACCTGGCGCTGCTGTCACCACAGGCCAGTGGTCCGCTCAAAGTGGTGGGCACGGCCAAGGGCGCCGATAGCGTGATTGCGCTCAAGCTCGATGCCAGCGTGCCGAGTGGCCAGTTGGCCGGGCGCGCCTTGCGCGATGGGGCGCTGCGCTTTGCCGGGCAATATGCCACCGATACGCTGACCGGCACGATCAGCGGCGGCGGCGCGCTGGACGGCTTTGCCACCACGCTGGGGGCCGATCTCAACGTGACGCCGGCCATGCAGGCGCTGGACAATATCGATTTTCAGGCCGCGGGCACGCGGATCAGCGGCGGGCTGACGCGGACGGTGGTGACCGGGCTGGTCGATGGCGGGCTCAGCGTCGTCTCGCCGGATGTGTCGGTGGCGGCGGCGCTGGCGTTGCTGGACGCCTCGGGCGCAGTCAATGCCGAGATCACGCTAGCGCCGGATGGCGCCGAACAGAGCGCCAGCGTTCGCGGCGACGTGCAGGCGCTGGCCGTCAACGACATCCGTGTGGGTGCCGCCGATATCAACGCCGACATAGCCGATCTGTTTGGTGTGCCGCAGGTGAATGGCGCGATCAATGCCAGCGCGGTTTCGGCCGCCGGCGTCGATATCGACACGCTGAATGCGCGGGCCACACAAGCGGGCGAAACCACGAGCTTTGACGCCCAGGCCGCGCTGGCGACAGGTACAGATGTCGACCTGGCGGGCTCATTGACGCCGATCGAGGCCGGCTATCGGCTGGCGCTGGACCGGGCGGAACTGGCGCAGGGCGACCTCACGGCGCGGCTGGCGCAGCCGACCGTGCTGGAAGTGGCCGGCGCGGATGTACGACTCGATGCCGTCCGCTTCGATGTCGGCTCCGGCTCGATCACCGCCAGCGGTTCGGCTGGCGAGACGATCGACATCGTGCTCGACATCGCTGCCCTGCCGCTCTCAATTGCCAATGCCGTAGCCCCCGATCTGGGACTGGCCGGCACCGTCAACGGGCAGGCGCGGGTCAGCGGGTCGAGCAGTGATCCGCAGGTGAGTTTTACCGCGCAGGCCGAGGGCATCAACGCGACGGCAATTGCCGAGTATGGCATTGCCCCGCTCAGCCTGAGCACGCAAGGCAACTTTGCCAATGGTATGGTGACGCTGGCGTCGCTGAGCGCCAATGGCGCGGGCGGCCTCACGCTGAGCGGCTCCGGTACCGTGCCACTGAGCGGCAGTGGCCTGGCCGTCAATGTGCAGGGCTCGGCGCCACTGGCGCTAGCCAATCGTTTCGTGGCCGAGCGCGGCGGCCAGCTGGCCGGCGTGGTGACGCTGGATGCCCAGGTCAGCGGCAGCCTCAGCGCACCGCGGTTTGGCGGGCGCGTGGCTACCAGCGGGGCGAGCTATGTCGATCCGGAGCTGAACCTGCGACTGGAGGCCATTACCGGCACGGCCAGCCTGAATGGCGAGCGCCTGGTCATCGACAGCCTGTCGTCGAGCCTGGCCACCGGCGGGTCGGTCTCGGCCTCGGGCTCGGTGGGCCTGTCTGGTGGCTTCCCGGCCGATATACGGGTCGCCCTCAACTCGGCGCGCTATGCCGATGGCAATCTCTTTGTCGCGACCGCCTCGGGCAATCTGGCGCTGACCGGCAATCTCACCGGCTCGCCGCTGCTGAGCGGCGATGTGCTGGTGGAAGAGGCCAATATCACGGTGCCGGAAAATCTGGGCGGCGGCGCCGCGCTGATCGAGGTCGACCATGTCAATATTCCGCCAGCGGTCGAGCAGACGCTGGTCCGCGCCAGGATCGACGACCGCAGCGGCGCGCCGATTCCGCAGTCGCGCCCTTCGGGCGTGCTGCTCGACATTAATGTCAACGCACCCAACCAGATCTTCATCCGCGGCCGCGGGCTCGATGCGGAAGTGGACGGCTCGGTGCGCATTACCGGGCCGATTGGCGACATCCAGCCCGTGGGAGCTTTCGAGCTGACGCGCGGCCGGCTGGCAATTCTGGGACAGCGGGTGACGTTCGAGAGCGGCACCGTGACGCTGGTGGGCGATCTCGATCCGGTGCTGAACCTGGTGGCGCGCACCGAGGGCGAGGATATCACGGTGTTCGTGACAGTCTCGGGCCGGGCCTCCGACATCGATGTGAGCTTCAGTTCGACCCCGCAGTTGCCGCAGGACGAAGTCTTGAGCCGGTTGATCTTCAACCGTTCGATCAGCCAACTGTCGCCGCTGCAGCTGGCCAAGCTGGCTGCCGCCGCAGCCGAACTGGTCGGCGGCGGCGGTGGCAACGGGCTGGTGGACAATCTGCGCGGCGCTGCCGGGCTGGACGATCTCGATATCGTCACCGACAGCTCGGGCAATGTGGCGGTGCAGGCGGGCGCCTATCTGCAGGATAATGTCTATCTGGGCGTGCAGGCCGGCGCCGGCGGACAGAGCAAGGTGACGATCAACCTTGATGTCACCAATGACCTCAAGGTCACCGGTTCGGCCGGGCAGGATGGTGAATCCAGCCTGGGCGTCTATTACGAACAGGACTATTGA
- a CDS encoding DUF1223 domain-containing protein, producing the protein MSSHPVRRASFGLLLALCSAIPAFAQSHPAVVVELFTSQGCSSCPPANANLIALSERSDLLVLSFAVTYWDRLGWKDTFGKPEFTDRQVVYEPALDQFGPYTPQMVVNGATTAVGNRLAEVDALIAQASPLAGPSIDLVSDGLEIGAGVAPAAGADIWRVSYDPHRVEVPVGRGENANRTLAHTHVVHDLQHLGSWTGAAMRLALSAPPSGLHTAILIQQRQGGPILAAVTD; encoded by the coding sequence ATGTCGTCTCATCCCGTCCGCCGCGCCAGCTTTGGCCTGCTGCTCGCCCTGTGCAGCGCCATCCCGGCCTTTGCCCAGTCGCACCCCGCCGTCGTGGTTGAGCTCTTCACCAGCCAGGGCTGCTCCTCCTGCCCACCCGCCAATGCCAATCTGATCGCCCTCAGCGAGCGGTCCGACCTGCTCGTCCTCAGCTTTGCCGTCACCTATTGGGACCGGCTGGGCTGGAAGGACACCTTCGGCAAGCCCGAATTCACCGATCGCCAGGTGGTCTATGAGCCTGCCCTCGACCAGTTCGGCCCCTATACGCCGCAAATGGTGGTCAATGGCGCAACCACCGCCGTTGGCAATCGCCTCGCCGAGGTCGATGCCCTGATCGCCCAGGCCAGCCCGTTGGCGGGCCCCTCCATTGATCTCGTCAGCGATGGCTTGGAGATCGGCGCTGGCGTCGCCCCGGCAGCTGGCGCCGATATCTGGCGCGTCAGCTACGACCCGCACAGGGTGGAGGTCCCGGTCGGCCGCGGCGAAAATGCCAATCGCACGCTGGCCCACACCCATGTCGTGCACGATCTCCAACATCTGGGCAGCTGGACCGGCGCGGCCATGCGCCTGGCGCTATCGGCGCCGCCATCGGGCCTGCACACTGCCATCCTGATCCAGCAGCGTCAGGGGGGCCCGATCCTGGCCGCCGTCACCGATTGA
- a CDS encoding class I SAM-dependent methyltransferase gives MSFWDERYDRADYVFGEGPNAFLAANAGRLQGYRTALAVADGEGRNGVFLAEQGLDVLSIDASPVGLIKANELARKRGVRLTTHCLDIAGYDWPVAQFDVVAAIFIQFAAPALRAAMFAGMVQTLTPGGLLLLQGYRPEQLAHGTGGPSQVENMYTEALLREQFAGLQIISLESYDTELTEGTAHAGLSAVIDLVARKPD, from the coding sequence ATGAGCTTCTGGGATGAGCGCTACGACCGGGCCGACTACGTGTTCGGGGAAGGCCCCAATGCCTTTCTGGCGGCCAATGCCGGGCGCCTCCAGGGCTATCGAACGGCGCTGGCCGTGGCCGATGGCGAGGGGCGCAATGGCGTGTTCCTGGCCGAGCAGGGGCTTGACGTGCTCTCCATCGATGCCTCGCCGGTGGGGCTGATCAAGGCCAATGAGCTGGCCCGAAAGCGGGGCGTTCGCCTGACCACCCATTGCCTCGACATTGCCGGTTATGACTGGCCGGTGGCGCAGTTCGACGTGGTGGCGGCTATCTTCATCCAGTTCGCCGCGCCGGCGCTGCGCGCGGCCATGTTTGCCGGCATGGTGCAGACGCTGACCCCGGGCGGCTTGCTGCTGCTGCAGGGCTATCGTCCCGAGCAGCTGGCGCATGGCACCGGCGGGCCGTCGCAGGTCGAGAACATGTATACCGAGGCGCTGCTGCGGGAGCAGTTTGCCGGGCTCCAGATCATCAGCCTTGAAAGCTATGACACCGAGCTGACCGAGGGGACTGCCCATGCGGGGCTGTCGGCGGTGATCGACCTGGTGGCGCGCAAGCCGGACTGA
- a CDS encoding extracellular solute-binding protein has protein sequence MQFAPLLALGLLFGLAAPATAQTATGEWTHAFNMQADPKYPADYTHFDYVNVDAPKTGMVRLGDQGGFDTFNPILPKGEPAGGLGLVYETLLTPSMDEVNSYYGLIAQSLKIADDYGAVSFRVDPAAKWQDGEPVTAEDVVWSFETAIALNPNQAQYYKNVTSAEVTAPGEVTFSFDQTGNRELPLILGQLMVLPQHWWEGTDASGKQRDIGQSTLEAPMGSGPYQLASFDAGRTITYQRDPDYWGINHPTRIGTNNFDKYEYEYFLDTTVQFEAFKGDQFDWWIEAQARRWATGFDFPAVADGRVIKELFPQDYADNGLMVGFIPNMRHDKFKDERVRRALNYAFNFEELSDTLFFGQYKRIDSYFYGLPFASSGLPQGEELEILTALKDQVPASVFTEPYVNPVAGDSGKLRENLRQALTLFNEAGYTLEGTQLVDAQGNPFTFEILLNGPTLEPVAANLVANLALIGVQVSLRSVDSPQYINRLRGHDYDVIYSGWVQSFSLGNEQRYYFGSGSVDEEGSQNYAGIADPAIDALIDQIIVADDRDTQVAASMALDRVLLHHHYMVPGYTLRELRVAHWDRFSHPEPLPEFSSGFPTIWWYDEAKAAKTGGAR, from the coding sequence ATGCAGTTCGCACCCCTCCTTGCCCTTGGCCTGCTGTTCGGCCTCGCCGCGCCGGCCACGGCCCAGACCGCCACCGGTGAGTGGACCCATGCCTTCAATATGCAGGCGGACCCGAAGTATCCGGCCGACTACACCCATTTCGACTATGTCAATGTTGATGCCCCCAAGACGGGCATGGTGCGCCTGGGCGATCAGGGCGGCTTTGATACCTTCAACCCCATCCTGCCCAAGGGCGAGCCGGCCGGCGGGCTGGGTCTGGTCTACGAAACCCTGCTGACCCCCTCGATGGATGAGGTCAATTCCTATTACGGCCTGATCGCGCAGAGTCTGAAGATCGCCGACGATTACGGTGCCGTCAGCTTCCGCGTCGACCCGGCGGCCAAATGGCAGGATGGCGAACCCGTCACCGCCGAGGATGTCGTCTGGTCCTTCGAGACTGCCATCGCGCTCAATCCCAACCAGGCCCAGTATTACAAGAACGTCACCAGCGCCGAAGTCACCGCGCCGGGCGAGGTGACCTTCTCCTTTGATCAGACCGGCAACCGCGAGCTGCCGCTGATCCTGGGCCAGCTCATGGTGCTGCCCCAACACTGGTGGGAGGGTACCGACGCCAGCGGCAAGCAGCGCGATATCGGCCAGTCGACGCTCGAAGCCCCGATGGGCTCAGGTCCTTACCAGCTGGCCAGTTTTGATGCCGGCCGCACCATCACCTATCAGCGCGATCCCGACTATTGGGGCATCAACCACCCCACCCGTATCGGCACCAACAATTTCGACAAATATGAATATGAGTACTTCCTCGATACCACCGTGCAGTTCGAGGCCTTCAAGGGCGACCAGTTCGACTGGTGGATCGAGGCCCAGGCACGCCGCTGGGCTACCGGATTTGATTTCCCCGCCGTCGCCGATGGCCGCGTCATCAAGGAACTTTTCCCCCAGGACTATGCCGATAACGGCCTCATGGTCGGCTTCATCCCCAATATGCGCCACGACAAGTTCAAGGACGAGCGCGTGCGCCGGGCCCTCAACTATGCCTTCAATTTCGAGGAGCTGAGCGACACCCTGTTCTTTGGCCAGTACAAGCGCATCGACAGCTATTTCTATGGCCTGCCCTTTGCCTCGAGCGGCCTGCCCCAGGGCGAGGAGCTCGAGATCCTGACCGCGCTCAAGGATCAGGTTCCAGCCTCCGTCTTCACCGAACCCTATGTCAATCCGGTGGCCGGCGACTCCGGCAAGCTGCGTGAAAACCTGCGCCAGGCGCTGACCCTCTTCAACGAGGCCGGCTATACGCTCGAAGGCACCCAGCTGGTCGATGCCCAGGGCAATCCCTTCACCTTCGAAATCCTGCTCAACGGCCCTACCCTCGAGCCAGTCGCCGCCAATCTGGTGGCCAATCTGGCGCTGATCGGCGTGCAGGTAAGCCTGCGCTCGGTCGACAGCCCGCAATATATCAACCGGCTGCGGGGGCATGATTACGACGTCATCTATAGCGGCTGGGTGCAGTCCTTCTCGCTGGGCAACGAGCAGCGCTATTACTTTGGCTCGGGCAGCGTCGATGAGGAGGGCAGCCAGAACTATGCCGGCATCGCCGATCCGGCCATCGATGCGCTGATCGACCAGATCATCGTCGCCGATGATCGCGACACCCAGGTGGCCGCCAGCATGGCGCTCGACCGCGTGCTGCTGCATCACCACTATATGGTCCCGGGCTATACACTGCGCGAATTGCGCGTCGCCCATTGGGATCGCTTCAGCCATCCCGAGCCGCTGCCCGAATTCTCCTCGGGCTTCCCTACCATCTGGTGGTATGACGAGGCCAAGGCCGCCAAGACCGGCGGCGCGCGCTAA